A portion of the Streptomyces sp. NBC_01335 genome contains these proteins:
- the ctaE gene encoding aa3-type cytochrome oxidase subunit III: protein MSVVATATTVETGHAHPSVNRPNLTSVGTIIWLSSELMFFAALFAMYFTLRSVMGPDHWKEMADHLNFPFSATNTTILVLSSLTCQLGVFAAERGDVKKLRTWFTITFVMGAIFIGGQVVEYTELVKTDGLSLSSDPYGSVFYLTTGFHGMHVTGGLIAFLLVLGRTYAAKRFTHEQATAAIVVSYYWHFVDVVWIGLFATIYMIK, encoded by the coding sequence ATGTCGGTCGTGGCGACAGCAACGACAGTAGAAACCGGGCACGCGCACCCGTCGGTCAATCGGCCGAACCTCACCAGCGTCGGAACCATCATCTGGCTGAGTTCCGAGCTGATGTTCTTCGCGGCCCTCTTCGCGATGTACTTCACCCTGCGATCGGTGATGGGACCGGATCACTGGAAGGAGATGGCCGACCATCTGAACTTCCCGTTCTCCGCGACGAACACCACGATCCTGGTGCTTTCCTCTCTCACCTGCCAGCTCGGCGTCTTCGCCGCGGAGCGGGGCGACGTGAAGAAGCTCCGGACGTGGTTCACCATCACGTTCGTCATGGGTGCGATCTTCATCGGCGGCCAGGTCGTGGAGTACACCGAGCTGGTCAAGACGGACGGGCTCTCCCTGTCCTCGGACCCGTACGGCTCGGTGTTCTACCTGACCACCGGCTTCCACGGCATGCACGTGACAGGCGGTCTCATCGCCTTCCTGCTGGTTCTCGGCAGAACATACGCAGCCAAGAGGTTCACCCACGAACAGGCGACCGCAGCCATCGTCGTGTCCTACTACTGGCACTTCGTCGATGTCGTGTGGATCGGCCTCTTCGCGACGATCTACATGATCAAGTAA
- the qcrC gene encoding cytochrome bc1 complex diheme cytochrome c subunit: MKKLSARRRHPLAAVVVLLLALAATGGLYAAFAPAGKAQADESVQSLPIEEGKKIYTVGCASCHGTSGQGTSDGPSLVGVGSAAVDFQVGTGRMPAQQPGAQIPAKKVIYSQGEIDQLAAYISSLGAGPITPTAKQVSPDGADIAKGGDLFRTNCAQCHNFTGAGGALTDGKYAPSLEGTSPKHIYEAMQTGPQNMPSFPDTTMPEQQKQDIIAYIKTVNGDNSESPGGLSLGGLGPVSEGLFAWIFGLGLLIAVAVWVAAHTAKAKKS, translated from the coding sequence GTGAAAAAGCTCTCCGCACGACGACGCCATCCACTGGCGGCCGTCGTCGTACTACTCCTCGCGCTGGCGGCTACCGGGGGGCTGTACGCCGCGTTTGCGCCTGCGGGCAAGGCGCAGGCAGACGAATCCGTCCAGTCCCTCCCCATTGAGGAGGGCAAGAAGATCTACACCGTCGGCTGCGCCAGCTGCCACGGAACCAGTGGTCAGGGCACCTCCGACGGGCCTTCGCTGGTCGGCGTCGGCTCCGCAGCCGTCGACTTCCAGGTCGGCACCGGCCGCATGCCCGCGCAGCAGCCGGGTGCCCAGATCCCGGCGAAGAAGGTCATCTACTCGCAGGGCGAGATCGACCAGCTCGCGGCGTACATCTCGTCGCTCGGCGCCGGTCCGATCACGCCGACCGCGAAGCAGGTCAGCCCCGACGGCGCGGACATCGCCAAGGGCGGTGACCTGTTCCGCACCAACTGCGCCCAGTGTCACAACTTCACGGGTGCGGGCGGCGCGCTGACCGACGGCAAGTACGCCCCGAGCCTGGAAGGCACGAGCCCCAAGCACATCTACGAGGCCATGCAGACCGGCCCGCAGAACATGCCCTCCTTCCCCGACACGACGATGCCCGAGCAGCAGAAGCAGGACATCATCGCGTACATCAAGACCGTGAACGGTGACAACAGCGAGAGCCCGGGCGGCCTGTCGCTCGGTGGCCTCGGTCCGGTCAGCGAAGGCCTGTTCGCATGGATCTTCGGTCTGGGCCTCCTGATCGCCGTCGCCGTCTGGGTCGCGGCCCACACCGCTAAGGCCAAGAAGTCATGA
- the qcrA gene encoding cytochrome bc1 complex Rieske iron-sulfur subunit, with protein sequence MSSQEENPEKSLLTEQDAAHGAVVGTGDPFADPGLPAHKPRIQDIDERAANRSERVVAYLFILSMLATVAFIASYVIFPVDKIVYIWPFGHVSALNFSLGLTLGVALFAIGAGAVHWARTLMSDVEVPAERHAIEATPEVKAQVLADFKAGAEESVIGRRKLIRTTMFGALALVPLSGVMLLRDLGPLPEKKLRSTLWANGKKLINMNTMEPLRPEDIVVGSLTFAMPEGLEEDAEDFQSQIAKAALMIIRIEPDDIKDKREREWAHEGIVAFSKICTHVGCPISLYEQQTHHVLCPCHQSTFDLSDGARVIFGPAGHALPQLRIGVSSEGDLEALGDFEEPVGPAFWERG encoded by the coding sequence ATGAGTAGCCAAGAAGAGAATCCAGAGAAGAGCCTGCTCACCGAGCAGGACGCCGCGCACGGCGCGGTAGTGGGTACGGGCGACCCGTTCGCCGACCCGGGGCTGCCGGCCCACAAGCCGCGCATCCAGGACATCGACGAACGTGCCGCGAACCGCTCCGAGCGAGTCGTCGCGTACCTGTTCATCCTGTCCATGCTGGCGACGGTGGCGTTCATCGCCTCCTACGTCATCTTCCCGGTCGACAAGATCGTCTACATCTGGCCGTTCGGCCATGTGAGCGCGCTGAACTTCTCCCTGGGTCTCACCCTGGGCGTGGCGCTCTTCGCCATCGGTGCGGGTGCCGTCCACTGGGCGCGCACCCTGATGTCCGACGTCGAGGTCCCCGCCGAGCGTCACGCGATCGAGGCCACGCCCGAGGTCAAGGCGCAGGTCCTCGCCGACTTCAAGGCCGGTGCCGAGGAGTCCGTGATCGGCCGGCGCAAGCTGATCCGCACCACGATGTTCGGCGCGCTGGCCCTGGTGCCGCTCTCCGGCGTGATGCTGCTGCGCGACCTGGGTCCGCTGCCGGAGAAGAAGCTCCGCTCGACCCTGTGGGCCAACGGCAAGAAGCTCATCAACATGAACACGATGGAGCCTCTGCGACCCGAGGACATCGTGGTCGGCTCGCTGACCTTCGCCATGCCCGAGGGCCTGGAGGAGGACGCCGAGGACTTCCAGTCGCAGATCGCCAAGGCCGCCCTGATGATCATCCGCATCGAGCCGGACGACATCAAGGACAAGCGCGAGCGCGAGTGGGCGCACGAGGGCATCGTCGCCTTCTCCAAGATCTGCACCCACGTCGGCTGCCCGATCAGCCTGTACGAGCAGCAGACGCACCACGTGCTCTGCCCGTGCCACCAGTCCACCTTCGACCTCTCCGACGGCGCCCGCGTCATCTTCGGTCCGGCCGGGCACGCGCTTCCGCAGCTGCGGATCGGCGTGAGCAGCGAGGGCGACCTCGAAGCTCTCGGTGACTTCGAAGAGCCCGTCGGTCCTGCCTTCTGGGAGCGCGGATGA
- the trpD gene encoding anthranilate phosphoribosyltransferase, translating to MNVVTPNGGDSAADRSWSGVLTPLLRGQDLGADDTAWAMDRIMSGDATDAQIAGFAIALRAKGETVAEVSGLVRAMYAHARTIEVPGPSVDIVGTGGDLAKTVNISTMSAIVIAGTGAKVVKHGNRSASSASGASDVLEKLGVNLELTPQRVAEVAAEAGITFCFAVKFHPALRYAAKARKELGTQTTFNILGPLTNPAHVRAQAVGVADLRMAPIVAGVLAERGNSALVFRGDDGLDELTTTATSRVWVVRDGEVREEAFDPRHVGLELVPVEALRGADPSYNADVARRVLDGEKGAVREAVLLNSAAALVALDPGEGTLTEQIGAKIAAAAESIDSGAAHRALERWVAASNA from the coding sequence ATGAACGTTGTGACCCCGAACGGCGGCGACAGCGCGGCGGACCGTTCCTGGTCCGGCGTACTGACGCCCCTGCTGCGCGGCCAGGACCTCGGCGCGGACGACACCGCCTGGGCCATGGACCGGATCATGAGCGGGGACGCCACCGACGCGCAGATCGCGGGCTTCGCCATCGCGCTGCGCGCCAAGGGCGAGACGGTCGCCGAGGTGAGCGGCCTGGTCCGCGCGATGTACGCGCACGCCCGCACCATCGAGGTGCCCGGGCCCTCGGTCGACATCGTCGGCACCGGCGGCGACCTCGCGAAGACGGTCAACATCTCCACGATGTCCGCGATCGTGATCGCCGGTACGGGAGCCAAGGTCGTCAAGCACGGCAACCGGTCCGCCTCCTCGGCCAGCGGCGCCTCCGACGTCCTGGAGAAGCTCGGCGTCAACCTGGAGCTGACCCCGCAGCGGGTCGCCGAGGTGGCCGCCGAGGCGGGCATCACCTTCTGCTTCGCGGTGAAGTTCCACCCGGCCCTGCGGTACGCGGCCAAGGCCCGCAAGGAGCTGGGCACCCAGACCACCTTCAACATCCTCGGCCCGCTCACCAACCCGGCCCACGTCCGCGCCCAGGCCGTCGGGGTCGCCGACCTCAGGATGGCGCCCATCGTGGCCGGCGTCCTCGCCGAGCGCGGCAACTCCGCGCTCGTCTTCCGCGGCGACGACGGTCTCGACGAGCTGACCACCACCGCGACCTCCCGGGTCTGGGTGGTCCGGGACGGCGAAGTGCGCGAGGAGGCCTTCGATCCGCGCCACGTGGGCTTGGAGCTGGTACCGGTCGAGGCGCTGCGCGGCGCCGACCCCTCGTACAACGCGGACGTCGCCCGCCGGGTGCTGGACGGCGAGAAGGGGGCCGTGCGCGAGGCGGTGCTGCTGAACTCCGCGGCGGCGCTGGTGGCGCTGGACCCGGGGGAGGGCACGCTCACCGAGCAGATCGGCGCCAAGATCGCCGCCGCCGCCGAGTCCATCGACTCCGGGGCCGCGCACCGCGCGCTGGAGCGCTGGGTGGCGGCCAGCAACGCCTGA
- the qcrB gene encoding cytochrome bc1 complex cytochrome b subunit codes for MSTTTETTRKAPAGERVADWADGRLGIYGLAKANMRKIFPDHWSFMLGEVCLYSFIIIILTGVYLTLFFHPSMNEVVYNGPYEPMQGIRMSEAYSSTLNISFDVRGGLLVRQIHHWAALIFLAGMFVHMMRVFFTGAFRKPREINWLFGFLLFVLGMFTGFTGYSLPDDLLSGTGVRFMQGAILSVPIVGTYLAYFLFGGNFPGGDFVARFYSIHILLLPGIMMGLLVGHLILVFYHKHTQFAGPGRTNKNVVGMPLLPVYMAKAGGFFFLVFGVISVVAAVASINPIWAIGPYRPDQVSTGAQPDWYMGFSEGLIRVMPGWEINLWGHTLVLGVFIPLVIFPLVLAAIAVYPFIESWVTGDKREHHILDRPRNAPTRTAFGVAWISWYFVLLVGGGNDLWATHFHLSINAITWFVRVGFFVVPVLVFIATKRICLGLQRRDKEKVLHGRESGLIKRLPHGEFVEVHEPLSPGQLHTLTAHDQYTPLEIGPTVDENGVERKVSALTKLRAKLSKGYYGEHNQIAKPTVEEYKEITSGHGHH; via the coding sequence ATGAGTACTACGACGGAAACCACGCGCAAGGCACCCGCAGGTGAGCGGGTCGCCGACTGGGCGGACGGCCGGCTGGGCATCTACGGCCTGGCCAAGGCCAACATGCGCAAGATCTTCCCGGACCACTGGTCCTTCATGCTGGGCGAGGTCTGCCTCTACAGCTTCATCATCATCATCCTCACGGGTGTGTACCTGACGCTGTTCTTCCACCCGAGCATGAACGAGGTCGTGTACAACGGCCCGTACGAGCCCATGCAGGGCATCCGGATGTCCGAGGCCTACTCGTCGACGCTGAACATCAGCTTCGACGTCCGCGGTGGTCTGCTCGTGCGGCAGATCCACCACTGGGCCGCACTGATCTTCCTGGCCGGCATGTTCGTGCACATGATGCGCGTGTTCTTCACGGGCGCGTTCCGCAAGCCGCGTGAGATCAACTGGCTCTTCGGGTTCCTGTTGTTCGTCCTGGGCATGTTCACCGGCTTCACCGGTTACTCGCTCCCGGACGACCTGCTCTCCGGTACGGGTGTCCGCTTCATGCAGGGCGCGATCCTGTCCGTGCCGATCGTCGGCACGTACCTCGCGTACTTCCTGTTCGGCGGGAACTTCCCCGGCGGCGACTTCGTGGCCCGGTTCTACTCGATCCACATCCTGCTGCTCCCGGGCATCATGATGGGCCTGCTGGTCGGCCACCTGATCCTGGTCTTCTACCACAAGCACACGCAGTTCGCGGGCCCCGGCCGTACGAACAAGAACGTCGTGGGCATGCCGCTGCTGCCGGTCTACATGGCCAAGGCCGGAGGGTTCTTCTTCCTGGTCTTCGGTGTCATCTCGGTCGTCGCCGCGGTCGCCTCGATCAACCCGATCTGGGCCATCGGCCCGTACCGGCCGGACCAGGTGTCCACCGGTGCGCAGCCCGACTGGTACATGGGCTTCTCCGAAGGCCTGATCCGTGTCATGCCCGGCTGGGAGATCAACCTCTGGGGTCACACGCTCGTCCTGGGCGTCTTCATCCCGCTGGTCATCTTCCCGCTGGTGCTGGCCGCGATCGCGGTGTACCCGTTCATCGAGTCCTGGGTCACCGGCGACAAGCGCGAGCACCACATCCTGGACCGGCCGCGCAACGCGCCGACGCGCACCGCGTTCGGTGTCGCCTGGATCAGCTGGTACTTCGTCCTGCTCGTCGGTGGCGGCAACGACCTGTGGGCCACGCACTTCCACCTGTCGATCAACGCCATCACGTGGTTCGTGCGGGTCGGATTCTTCGTGGTCCCGGTGCTCGTGTTCATCGCGACCAAGCGGATCTGCCTCGGCCTCCAGCGCCGCGACAAGGAGAAGGTGCTGCACGGCCGCGAGTCCGGGCTCATCAAGCGCCTGCCGCACGGTGAGTTCGTGGAGGTCCACGAGCCGCTCAGCCCGGGCCAGCTGCACACCCTCACCGCGCACGACCAGTACACGCCGCTCGAGATCGGCCCCACGGTCGACGAGAACGGTGTCGAGCGCAAGGTCTCGGCCCTCACGAAGCTGCGCGCCAAGCTCAGCAAGGGCTACTACGGCGAGCACAACCAGATCGCCAAGCCCACCGTCGAGGAGTACAAGGAGATCACCAGCGGCCACGGTCACCACTGA